A region of Paenibacillus sp. JNUCC-31 DNA encodes the following proteins:
- a CDS encoding ABC transporter substrate-binding protein, translating to MKQKKRVGVRLLILMLLVSLLLSACNSNNGNANNESSGEASNKTGKSEEVSLKMLLIGSKPADYDLVFNEVNQLLKEKINTTIETEFLDWSDWSSKYPLKFAARDDFDLVFTANWAFYHNQAMNGGFYELTDELLQTHAPMTWKAMPKVSWEQAKIKGKQYMVPNNNQEITDKVVMIREDLRKKHNLEPVTNAETFAAYTKGIAQNEAGMSGFATAAGGGYKWHELDNMLLEQQNEWKLVDPNMPFAFKLDDPAGKVFNVYDTPEFKELLVYYKDLADSRVWSKNVVNSKNEVWQDVKAGKAASLKGNLGSLGFQFVEAQRDLPDVEMSIVDLTPDQKKTASISTQNGMAVHATSEHIERALMVIDLLQNDKQIHDLTMYGIAGIHYEPLEEDKYKPGPDRDKYAGFSNWGWNSPLNRTEVSYPQEAMEIETAWKEKIFNYPLETFVFDDQKVKTELANIGNIMIRYGVPLEYGLVADPQKGQAELISQLNTAGIDTVQAELQSQIDAFLENN from the coding sequence GCTAGTAACAAAACTGGTAAATCCGAAGAGGTCTCGTTGAAGATGTTGTTAATCGGCAGCAAACCTGCGGATTATGACTTGGTGTTTAACGAGGTAAACCAACTACTTAAGGAAAAGATCAATACCACAATTGAAACAGAGTTCCTCGACTGGTCCGATTGGTCGTCTAAATATCCGCTGAAATTCGCCGCAAGAGACGACTTTGATTTGGTATTTACGGCAAATTGGGCCTTCTATCATAACCAGGCCATGAATGGCGGCTTTTATGAACTTACTGATGAATTGTTACAGACCCATGCACCGATGACATGGAAGGCTATGCCGAAAGTTTCATGGGAACAAGCTAAGATCAAAGGTAAACAATACATGGTTCCGAACAATAACCAGGAAATTACGGATAAGGTTGTCATGATCCGTGAAGATTTACGTAAGAAACATAATCTTGAGCCGGTTACGAATGCCGAGACATTCGCTGCTTATACGAAGGGCATTGCTCAAAACGAGGCGGGCATGAGTGGTTTCGCAACAGCTGCCGGGGGTGGATACAAGTGGCATGAATTAGATAATATGCTGCTTGAGCAGCAGAACGAATGGAAGCTTGTGGACCCGAACATGCCTTTTGCTTTTAAGCTCGACGATCCGGCAGGAAAGGTCTTCAATGTCTACGATACACCTGAGTTTAAAGAACTGCTTGTGTATTATAAAGATTTGGCGGATAGTCGAGTCTGGTCTAAGAATGTCGTTAACAGTAAAAATGAAGTGTGGCAGGATGTTAAAGCCGGAAAGGCAGCATCTCTTAAAGGAAATCTCGGATCACTGGGATTCCAGTTTGTTGAAGCGCAACGTGATCTGCCGGATGTGGAGATGTCGATCGTGGATCTTACGCCGGACCAGAAGAAGACGGCCTCCATCTCAACACAAAACGGTATGGCTGTCCATGCGACATCCGAGCATATTGAACGTGCCCTGATGGTTATTGATTTATTGCAGAATGACAAACAAATCCATGACCTGACGATGTATGGTATCGCAGGTATCCACTACGAACCACTCGAAGAAGACAAATACAAGCCAGGCCCGGATAGAGACAAATACGCCGGCTTCTCCAACTGGGGATGGAATTCTCCTTTGAACCGCACAGAAGTTTCCTATCCTCAAGAAGCAATGGAAATAGAGACGGCTTGGAAAGAAAAAATATTTAATTATCCGCTAGAAACATTTGTGTTCGATGATCAAAAAGTAAAGACTGAGCTGGCGAATATCGGAAATATCATGATACGTTATGGTGTACCGTTAGAATACGGCCTGGTTGCCGATCCACAGAAGGGGCAAGCCGAGTTGATAAGCCAACTCAATACTGCCGGGATTGACACGGTGCAAGCAGAACTACAGAGCCAGATCGATGCCTTCCTAGAGAATAACTGA
- a CDS encoding sensor histidine kinase, protein MIQTTRKGKIIPYTYKMMITYLLLVLVTDAVIGYVSFMMLTNSRTEIAETNIRTTMAQTSNNLKYQLDEIQRISDNLFSSAPFQRALQKKGEPHDIYLTMIDEIIPKMQSPLQLFGNPLRIVLYANNNDLNIVEGDDLTKPLKESDYYILSSSEIKDSGWAQHIFEGNDNRWMQVQSDRDLSQISHVRRMLSFNDYHNSGILRITVGFADLLGNYVMYPEEDGISMRLVDGITGAVMYQRGGTDPEAANSSSYLTLKHVVPGTDFVIETWVPHDYLQKDAQRLQKIILSVCTISFVVMMFIGFLVARLSGRKMRKIITLVRAFENGSFEKRLRFRGNDEFSQIADAFNSMATNIQELISNVYVQGIRRKQAELDALQAQINPHFLYNTLSTISSLANLGETAQVTEMVKGLSKFYRLTLNEGNIVIPLVKELEQVESYMNIQRVKYVDAFIFSVDADPSILDVPVIKLILQPIVENVFKHAWYGDTIAIRIEARRLDNLIELNVIDNGVGMKPETAQSMLNVSGPESGCGLKNVNERIKLRYGDNYGLEIGSVYGGGTTVRILLPAEPSNDTDTW, encoded by the coding sequence ATGATCCAAACAACACGAAAAGGGAAAATAATTCCTTATACCTATAAAATGATGATTACCTATTTGTTGCTTGTTCTAGTGACAGACGCCGTCATCGGTTATGTTTCCTTTATGATGCTCACCAATTCAAGGACAGAAATCGCAGAGACTAATATTCGAACGACAATGGCACAGACGAGCAATAATTTGAAATATCAATTGGATGAGATACAACGTATCTCGGATAATCTGTTTAGCAGCGCCCCCTTTCAACGAGCATTGCAGAAGAAAGGAGAGCCACACGACATCTATTTGACCATGATTGATGAGATCATACCCAAAATGCAATCTCCATTGCAGCTGTTCGGCAATCCTTTACGGATTGTTCTATACGCCAATAATAACGATCTGAACATTGTAGAAGGGGATGACCTCACCAAGCCGCTGAAGGAGAGTGACTACTACATTCTGTCTTCCTCTGAAATTAAGGACAGCGGCTGGGCTCAGCATATCTTTGAGGGAAACGATAATCGGTGGATGCAGGTCCAGTCGGATCGTGACTTAAGTCAAATATCTCATGTACGTCGTATGCTGTCCTTCAACGATTATCACAACAGCGGTATATTACGGATCACAGTAGGGTTTGCTGATCTGCTTGGAAACTATGTAATGTATCCAGAAGAAGATGGCATCTCCATGCGACTCGTTGACGGAATTACGGGGGCTGTTATGTACCAGCGTGGAGGCACAGATCCAGAAGCAGCCAATTCATCTTCATATTTGACACTAAAACATGTTGTGCCGGGAACGGACTTTGTAATAGAAACCTGGGTGCCCCATGATTATTTGCAAAAAGACGCTCAACGTCTCCAAAAAATCATCTTATCCGTCTGTACAATTAGCTTTGTTGTCATGATGTTTATCGGATTCCTGGTGGCCAGACTTTCCGGACGCAAAATGAGAAAAATCATTACGCTAGTCCGTGCTTTCGAGAATGGCAGTTTTGAGAAACGGCTTCGTTTCCGTGGAAATGATGAATTCAGTCAAATCGCTGACGCCTTTAACTCCATGGCCACCAATATTCAAGAGTTGATCAGCAACGTCTACGTTCAGGGTATCCGACGTAAACAGGCCGAACTAGACGCATTACAGGCCCAGATTAATCCACACTTTCTATACAACACGCTCTCTACCATTAGCAGCCTTGCTAATTTGGGAGAAACGGCTCAAGTTACGGAGATGGTCAAAGGATTATCGAAATTCTACCGTCTAACATTGAACGAGGGGAATATCGTAATACCGCTTGTGAAAGAACTGGAGCAGGTTGAATCCTATATGAATATTCAAAGAGTCAAGTATGTCGATGCTTTCATTTTCAGTGTAGACGCGGATCCCAGCATATTAGACGTTCCGGTTATTAAGTTGATTCTTCAACCTATTGTTGAGAATGTTTTCAAACATGCGTGGTATGGTGACACAATCGCAATTCGTATTGAGGCACGTAGGCTAGACAATCTGATTGAACTGAACGTAATCGACAATGGAGTCGGTATGAAGCCCGAAACCGCCCAGTCTATGCTTAATGTATCAGGTCCGGAAAGTGGTTGTGGGTTAAAAAATGTGAATGAGAGAATCAAACTTCGGTACGGAGACAACTACGGTTTAGAGATCGGAAGTGTGTACGGCGGCGGAACGACCGTACGAATTCTACTGCCGGCAGAGCCATCTAACGATACAGACACATGGTAA
- a CDS encoding response regulator, with the protein MTLKVMLVDDERIDLEWLRRRVVGSGLPLEVVGTANNGFVALELLQKLEIDLLLSDIRMPIMTGIEFARKAKETHPHLKIIFISGHEDFDYAREALSLHASGYLLKPVDNDELQNILVQQCSEISQEQERMKTNDEVLSLASQALLLHWLSSRTGEQIDNHMQQFIQPLVSNGAAVAIIEMDDVEWKMLDMSADDRRRLSGDIMSYIETLATESGLGTIIASHSDYQFIMLAKGTEEENVILLEELILAVATAFPLTITVGYGKSTDDWRGLPESYQQALTALDAKWLIGKNRLIRDVTESQSDVKSSENLEEMIEMMMKAILSYDLVGIDDCLLQIFGRDRPLHKMNDVYNLIIRITSKLHADLQQLNENLYELLQWESHQPQVLFHFETVSDVLSWLRRRFFELSEKLFMERSKTNRKLIRNILNYAKERIECKVTLKEVAAHFAFSPNYLGHLFKEETGMNFSDFLLDQRMKRVCELLSNPSLKIYEIAERVGYKNIIYFNRQFKQSTGMSPGEYRKKHNI; encoded by the coding sequence ATGACTTTAAAGGTGATGCTCGTAGATGACGAGAGAATAGACTTGGAATGGCTCAGGCGCAGGGTAGTCGGCAGTGGTTTGCCACTTGAAGTCGTTGGAACAGCGAATAATGGATTTGTCGCACTCGAATTATTGCAGAAGTTGGAGATCGATCTTCTCCTTTCAGATATTCGCATGCCGATTATGACGGGGATTGAATTCGCACGAAAGGCAAAAGAAACACATCCTCACCTGAAAATCATTTTTATTAGTGGGCATGAAGACTTCGACTATGCGAGGGAGGCATTGTCACTTCACGCTTCCGGTTATTTATTGAAGCCAGTTGATAATGACGAACTTCAAAATATTCTTGTTCAGCAATGTAGTGAGATCAGTCAGGAACAAGAGAGAATGAAAACCAATGATGAGGTCCTGTCACTCGCCAGTCAAGCACTACTTCTCCACTGGCTAAGCTCTCGAACGGGCGAACAGATCGACAATCATATGCAGCAATTCATACAACCACTTGTCAGTAACGGGGCTGCTGTAGCAATCATTGAGATGGATGATGTGGAGTGGAAGATGCTTGATATGTCTGCAGATGATCGGCGGCGACTGTCCGGAGACATCATGAGTTATATTGAGACGTTAGCAACGGAGAGTGGACTGGGTACAATTATCGCAAGTCACTCGGACTATCAATTTATTATGTTGGCAAAAGGAACGGAAGAGGAAAACGTCATCCTGCTGGAAGAATTAATTCTGGCCGTAGCAACTGCATTTCCTCTGACTATTACTGTCGGATATGGCAAGTCTACTGATGATTGGCGAGGTCTGCCTGAATCTTACCAACAAGCATTAACAGCTCTAGATGCTAAATGGCTCATTGGCAAGAACCGACTCATAAGGGATGTAACCGAGTCTCAATCAGATGTTAAGTCTTCTGAGAATCTGGAAGAGATGATCGAAATGATGATGAAGGCGATTCTATCATATGACCTAGTTGGCATTGATGACTGCCTGCTCCAAATTTTTGGACGTGACCGACCGTTGCACAAGATGAATGACGTCTATAATCTGATCATTCGGATCACATCCAAGCTACATGCAGATCTGCAACAATTGAACGAGAACCTATATGAATTGCTGCAATGGGAGTCACATCAGCCACAGGTATTGTTCCACTTTGAGACGGTGAGTGATGTATTATCGTGGTTGCGGCGGCGATTCTTTGAATTGTCCGAGAAGCTGTTTATGGAACGATCAAAGACTAATCGCAAGCTCATTAGGAATATCTTGAATTACGCCAAAGAAAGAATTGAATGTAAAGTGACCCTGAAAGAGGTAGCGGCTCATTTCGCCTTTTCTCCGAACTACTTGGGTCACCTGTTTAAGGAAGAAACCGGAATGAATTTCAGCGATTTTCTGCTTGATCAGAGAATGAAACGTGTATGCGAGTTGCTTAGTAATCCTTCGCTCAAAATCTATGAGATTGCCGAGAGGGTTGGGTACAAGAACATTATTTATTTCAATCGACAATTCAAACAGTCCACCGGGATGTCTCCAGGTGAATATAGGAAGAAACATAATATCTAG